Proteins from a genomic interval of Rosa chinensis cultivar Old Blush chromosome 2, RchiOBHm-V2, whole genome shotgun sequence:
- the LOC112190082 gene encoding uncharacterized protein LOC112190082, translated as MGGTCELAVNTISNIVAFGTVFDDADINKTIHGAPLKEGCVRVSVDGDIQGDAPLPFPIVGEMELVREAVGSHVAWPEEFVIQRQPVKKKKRNMDFVKSMFNKVELPPFVPKRCKLLYKHATTIMKQTSEAITTVLDDNVFGIHKELFILAENVIDLIEMKKIGQGVIAAYMVQLHELITERDELETFAFSDPAATYNCERSNFSSYLVNRLKEGKTDRIFFMPYNPGAIKSFNAETGSANKVSKLKLFPDVPKQSGGVECGYCVMRYMKDIINDDTLSFLTKWVAKTRQVYTQDELDEVRIEVADYLQTLL; from the exons ATG ggtggCACCTGCGAGTTGGCAGTGAATACCATCAGCAACATAGTTGCTTTTGGTACCGTATTCGATGACGCGGATATTAACAAGACGATACATGGAGCTCCATTGAAGGAGGGGTGTGTTAGAGTGTCGGTGGATGGTGATATTCAAGGCGATGCACCACTACCTTTCCCTATAGTGGGTGAGATGGAATTGGTTCGAGAAGCGGTTGGAAGTCACGTGGCTTGGCCTGAGGAGTTTGTTATTCAAAGACAACCAGTGAAG aaaaagaaaagaaatatggattTTGTCAAATCAATGTTCAATAAAGTTGAGCTTCCTCCATTTGTGCCCAAGCGCTGTAAGTTATTGTACAAACATGCCACAACAATCATGAAACAAACTAGTGAGGCAATAACCACAGTGTTGGATGACAATGTCTTTGGCATACACAAAGAACTCTTTATCTTGGCTGAGAATGTGATTGATCtcatagaaatgaaaaagattgGCCAAGGAGTGATAGCAGCATACATGGT GCAACTACATGAACTTATTACTGAACGAGACGAGTTGGAAACTTTTGCCTTTAGTGATCCTGCTGCTACATATAATTGCGAGAGATCAAACTTTAGTTCCTACTTAGTGAATCGGTTGAAAGAGGGAAAGACTGATCGCATATTCTTTATGCCCTACAATCCTGG TGCAATTAAAAGTTTCAATGCTGAAACGGGTAGCGCTAACAAGGTGTCGAAATTGAAACTATTTCCG GACGTACCTAAACAATCGGGTGGAGTTGAGTGTGGCTATTGTGTAATGCGATACATGAAGGACATTATAAATGATGACACGCTTTCATTTCTGACCAAG TGGGTAGCGAAGACTCGGCAAGTATACACCCAAGATGAACTTGACGAGGTCCGCATTGAAGTAGCTGACTATTTGCAGACTTTACTATAG